A single genomic interval of Thermodesulfobacteriota bacterium harbors:
- a CDS encoding ABC transporter permease, translated as MILKFILSRAFTGLFVVLVVVTITFFLLRMLPGGPFDEEKELPDQIRKNIEAKYNLDETPWKQYLIYLQGLSKGDFGPSYKYVDRSVNDIIRETLPVSVELGLVGLFLSIALGSIVGIVSAIRPRGIFDFLAVSTATALVSVPSFVIGAVLIYFFSVRFRLLPAALWGSPSHVILPALTLAAGPAAYLARLIRASMLETSDALFVRTARAKGLSNFMVITKHILRNALIPVVTVMGPITAFLITGSFVVEHIFAIPGIGRFFVLAVSNRDYPLVMGITIVYTIILVLANLIVDILYVYLDPRIKFDKGGI; from the coding sequence TTGATTCTTAAATTCATACTGAGCCGCGCTTTCACAGGGTTATTTGTAGTACTGGTTGTAGTAACAATAACTTTCTTCCTATTAAGGATGCTCCCTGGCGGGCCATTTGATGAGGAGAAAGAGCTTCCTGATCAAATCCGAAAAAACATTGAGGCTAAGTACAATTTAGATGAGACGCCGTGGAAACAGTACCTTATATATTTACAGGGCCTTTCAAAAGGAGACTTTGGCCCTTCCTATAAATATGTAGATAGATCAGTAAACGATATAATAAGGGAAACACTTCCCGTCTCAGTAGAGCTGGGGCTAGTTGGACTCTTTTTATCAATAGCTCTAGGTAGCATAGTTGGAATAGTCTCAGCTATTAGGCCAAGGGGAATCTTTGACTTCCTGGCAGTATCTACAGCAACAGCCTTGGTATCTGTGCCGAGCTTTGTAATTGGAGCTGTTCTTATATATTTCTTCTCAGTAAGGTTTAGGCTTTTACCCGCAGCACTTTGGGGTAGCCCTAGCCACGTAATATTACCAGCTCTAACTTTGGCCGCAGGCCCTGCTGCCTATCTTGCTAGGCTTATAAGAGCAAGCATGCTTGAGACCTCTGACGCGCTTTTTGTAAGAACAGCCAGAGCAAAAGGTCTAAGCAATTTTATGGTTATTACCAAACACATTCTTAGAAACGCACTTATTCCGGTAGTAACTGTAATGGGTCCAATTACCGCATTCCTTATTACAGGATCATTTGTAGTAGAGCACATATTTGCCATACCCGGCATTGGGAGGTTCTTTGTGTTAGCAGTTTCAAACCGCGACTACCCGCTGGTCATGGGAATTACTATTGTATATACCATCATTTTGGTTCTCGCCAATCTTATAGTGGACATACTATATGTATATCTAGATCCTAGAATAAAGTTTGATAAGGGCGGTATATAG
- the truA gene encoding tRNA pseudouridine(38-40) synthase TruA: MRNIKLIIEYDGTNYCGWQKQAQGPTVQEEIQNALKNITREEINLLGSGRTDSGVHALAQVANFKTESKIKPAEFQMGLNSVLPKDISIVQAAEVDQQFHAQFSAKTKIYLYKIYNSPSPSALLRDRVWFMPQELDLEKMKEASQYLLGEHDFKAFAQLGSEVKTTTRTVTNISLVQTDSNMIEFCIEATGFLKRMVRLIVGTLVQVGKGKITPTNFAEILNSGEKTNFVYSAPPQGLYLKEVKY; this comes from the coding sequence GTGAGAAACATCAAACTAATAATAGAGTATGACGGAACTAATTACTGCGGCTGGCAAAAACAGGCCCAGGGGCCCACAGTTCAAGAAGAAATACAAAATGCACTAAAAAATATTACGAGAGAAGAAATTAACCTCTTAGGATCTGGTAGAACCGATTCTGGTGTTCACGCATTAGCTCAGGTGGCAAATTTTAAAACTGAGAGCAAAATAAAGCCCGCTGAGTTTCAAATGGGACTTAACTCAGTTCTGCCAAAAGATATATCTATAGTACAGGCAGCCGAAGTAGATCAACAGTTTCATGCCCAGTTCTCAGCCAAAACCAAAATATACCTTTATAAGATATATAACAGCCCCTCACCTTCGGCTCTACTTAGGGATAGAGTTTGGTTTATGCCTCAGGAGCTTGATTTGGAAAAAATGAAAGAGGCTTCACAATATTTATTGGGTGAGCACGATTTTAAGGCTTTTGCTCAGCTTGGCTCCGAAGTAAAAACAACCACCAGAACAGTTACCAACATCTCGCTAGTGCAAACAGACAGCAATATGATTGAATTCTGTATCGAGGCAACAGGCTTTTTAAAAAGGATGGTTAGGTTAATAGTCGGCACTCTAGTTCAAGTGGGAAAGGGTAAGATAACACCTACAAACTTTGCTGAAATACTAAATTCTGGGGAAAAAACAAATTTCGTCTACTCTGCGCCCCCGCAAGGTCTATACCTTAAAGAAGTAAAATACTAA